In Miscanthus floridulus cultivar M001 chromosome 5, ASM1932011v1, whole genome shotgun sequence, one genomic interval encodes:
- the LOC136452825 gene encoding protein ALP1-like, producing MGSRVPENGPSRIAQRIAKLKASRSRRRNQLLDDSSDDEAYDMVTAACIVRSFFPEKRSHGGSVPGHAMIFRDREGGHRRMYQDYLAPNPTYGHDLFRRRFRMSKTLFRRIMDAVEAHDNYFVQKRDACGVLGLSCFQKVTAALRMLTYGVSADSTDEYIRIGESTALESLRKFVATIVEIFEAEYLRHPTEADVARLLAVNEKRGFPGMLGSIDCMHWEWKNCPMQSQGQYKGHANRPTIILEAVASHDLWCWHAFYGMPGSHNDINVLHRSPLFDNLTEGKAPEVNYTINGHEYKMGYFLADGIYPHWATLVKTISNPMGNKAKYFARAQEAVRKDVERFFGVFQSRFAIIAHPGRIWDRETLALIVRACVIVHNMIVEDERVLDPDERFPDAPNDNVQPSHGTPTRTLAEFIEASKKIRDKPTHFQLKEDLIEHLWNRHPDLYPMEPAS from the exons ATGGGATCCAGGGTACCGGAGAATGGACCAAGCCGTATTGCACAGCGCATCGCCAAG TTGAAGGCTTCCAGATCACGTCGCCGAAACCAATTGCTTGACGATTCTTCGGACGACGAGGCGTACGACATGGTCACAGCTGCTTGTATTGTGCGCTCATTTTTTCCAGAGAAACGAAGCCATGGTGGTTCGGTCCCTGGCCACGCTATGATTTTTCGCGATAGAGAAGGAGGCCACCGGAGGATGTATCAAGATTACTTGGCGCCGAATCCGACGTACGGTCATGATTTATTCCGTCGGAG ATTCAGAATGAGCAAGACACTTTTCCGTCGCATCATGGATGCAGTTGAAGCACATGATAATTACTTTGTGCAGAAAAGAGATGCCTGTGGTGTGCTCGGTCTGAGTTGCTTCCAGAAAGTGACTGCCGCTCTTCGTATGCTCACATATGGAGTCTCTGCTGATTCTACAGATGAGTATATCCGTATTGGTGAGAGCACTGCCCTTGAGAGCCTGCGTAAGTTTGTTGCTACAATTGTTGAAATATTTGAAGCTGAATACTTGAGACACCCCACTGAGGCTGACGTAGCACGCTTGCTGGCAGTCAATGAGAAAAGAGGTTTCCCAGGCATGTTAGGGTCGATCGATTGTATGCATTGGGAATGGAAGAATTGTCCAATGCAATCACAGGGGCAGTACAAGGGTCATGCGAACAGGCCAACTATCATTTTAGAAGCTGTTGCATCTCATGACCTTTGGTGTTGGCATGCATTTTATGGGATGCCTGGTTCTCATAATGATATCAACGTTCTTCACCGGTCTCCACTGTTTGACAACCTGACTGAAGGAAAAGCTCCGGAGGTGAACTATACCATTAATGGCCATGAGTACAAGATGGGGTATTTCCTCGCCGATGGTATTTACCCCCACTGGGCGACTTTAGTGAAGACCATCTCCAATCCTATGGGGAACAAGGCCAAATATTTTGCAAGAGCACAAGAAGCTGTGAGGAAGGATGTCGAAAGATTTTTTGGTGTATTTCAGTCTAGGTTTGCCATTATAGCACATCCAGGTCGCATTTGGGACAGAGAGACACTAGCTTTGATCGTGAGGGCTTGTGTTATCGTGCACAATATGATTGTTGAAGATGAAAGAGTTCTGGACCCTGATGAGCGGTTCCCGGATGCCCCAAATGATAATGTGCAACCTTCCCATGGGACGCCCACTCGCACACTGGCTGAATTTATTGAAGCCAGTAAAAAGATTAGAGACAAGCCAACACATTTTCAGTTGAAAGAAGACCTCATCGAGCACCTTTGGAATCGTCATCCTGATTTATACCCCATGGAACCGGCATCATGA
- the LOC136450361 gene encoding glutathione S-transferase T3-like: protein MDDLELYTGILAADSEHIPGLNELPFTLTPQSQASSNAMPHESQEDVSLVDPTEVGATRSARKNLSHRSKKFDQEEDKIICVAWCKVSKDPIHGANQRQATFWGRVRAYFDEHKKTEAARTENSIMHRWGTIQKEVNKFCSAYDKILRRNASGKTIQDMINDALETYTADDDEHKSFAFMHCWYKLKDEDKWKSWRLEQGTKQKQAPKRKQKSSKDSTPSTGDEKNNAEGLEVPDAGSAERKRPPGQKEAKKAKWGGNDASIVALNKMMEKKEARDKEREKAREATAQVDKDSIEAEKKLAEATLMKEEKDIMLADTSSLDDQQLQWIQIMRKKILARHAEN, encoded by the exons TACTCGCAGCTGATTCTGAACATATTCCTGGCTTAAACGAATTGCCCTTTACACTAACTCCACAAAGCCAGGCAAGTAGTAATGCTATGCCTCATGAATCTCAAGAAGATGTTTCCCTAGTGGATCCAACCGAAGTAGGTGCTACCCGTAGTGCTCGGAAAAATCTGTCACATAGGTCTAAAAAATTTGATCAAGAGGAAGACAAAATAATATGCGTAGCTTGGTGTAAGGTAAGCAAGGATCCTATTCATGGGGCAAATCAAAGGCAAGCAACATTCTGGGGTCGAGTTCGTGCATACTTTGATGAACATAAAAAAACTGAAGCTGCTAGGACAGAAAATTCAATTATGCATAGGTGGGGGACTATTCAGAAGGAAGTGAACAAGTTCTGTTCAGCCTATGACAAGATTCTTCGTAGGAATGCTAGTGGAAAGACTATCCAAGACATG ATTAATGATGCTTTGGAGACCTACACGGCAGACGACGATGAGCATAAGTCGTTTGCTTTTATGCATTGCTGGTACAAGCTCAAGGATGAAGACAAGTGGAAGTCATGGAGGCTTGAACAAGGTACGAAGCAGAAACAAGCCCCTAAGAGAAAACAGAAGAGTTCCAAGGACTCCACGCCGAGCACAGGGGACGAAAAGAACAATGCTGAAGGACTAGAGGTTCCAGACGCAGGTTCCGCAGAACGTAAGAGGCCACCGGGTCAGAAGGAGGCAAAAAAAGCTAAGTGGGGAGGCAACGACGCTAGTATTGTAGCGTTGAACAAGATGATGGAGAAGAAGGAGGCACGGGACAAGGAAAGAGAAAAGGCGAGAGAGGCTACAGCACAGGTAGACAAGGATTCAATTGAGGCGGAGAAGAAACTTGCTGAAGCAACCCTAATGAAGGAGGAGAAAGACATAATGCTTGCGGACACGAGCTCCCTCGACGACCAACAGTTGCAGTGGATTCAGATTATGAGGAAGAAGATCCTTGCGCGACACGCGGAAAATTAG
- the LOC136452826 gene encoding glycylpeptide N-tetradecanoyltransferase 1-like → MAAPNSNDAASASGTGRAVEEDISIEALARRVQEHMTLNSNPASRRHKFWETQPVGQFRDAADTSLPDGPIEPPTPLSEVRADPYPLPAAFEWLTCDLDDDALLADLYSLLAHNYVEDDENMFRFNYSPAFLRWALKPPSFFRAWHIGVRAKESKKLVAFISGVPARIRARDDVVRMAEINFLCVHKKLRSKRLAPVLIREVTRRVHQENIWQAAYTAGVVLPTPITTCRYWHRSLNPKKLIDVGFSRLGPRMTMSRTVRLYKLPDAPLTPGFRRMELRDVAAVTRLLRAYLARFVVSPDFDEVDVEHWLLPQEDVVDSYLVESPETHEVTDFCSFYTLPSSVLNNANYATLKAAYSYYNVSTKTPLQQLMNDALIVAKQKNYDVFNALDVMENESFLKELKFGPGDGQLHYYLYNYRIRNGIKPSELGLVLL, encoded by the coding sequence ATGGCCGCCCCCAACAGCAACGACGCCGCCAGCGCCAGTGGCACCGGCCGGGCTGTCGAGGAGGACATCTCCATCGAGGCGTTGGCGCGGCGCGTGCAGGAGCACATGACCCTCAACTCCAACCCCGCCTCTCGCCGCCACAAGTTCTGGGAGACGCAGCCCGTCGGCCAGTTCCGCGACGCCGCCGACACGTCGCTACCGGACGGCCCCATCGAGCCGCCCACGCCACTCTCCGAGGTGCGCGCCGACCCCTACCCGCTGCCCGCCGCCTTCGAGTGGCTCACCTGTGACCTCGACGACGACGCGCTCCTCGCCGACCTCTACTCGCTGCTCGCCCACAACTACGTCGAGGACGACGAGAACATGTTCCGCTTCAACTACTCCCCGGCCTTCCTCCGCTGGGCGCTCAAGCCGCCCTCCTTCTTCCGGGCCTGGCACATCGGCGTCCGCGCCAAGGAGTCCAAGAAGCTCGTCGCCTTCATCTCGGGCGTCCCGGCCCGCATCCGCGCCCGCGACGACGTCGTCCGCATGGCCGAGATCAACTTCCTCTGCGTCCACAAGAAGCTCCGATCCAAGCGCCTGGCACCCGTGCTCATCCGGGAGGTCACCCGCCGCGTCCACCAGGAGAACATCTGGCAGGCTGCATACACCGCGGGGGTCGTCCTCCCAACCCCCATCACCACCTGCCGCTACTGGCACCGATCCCTCAACCCCAAGAAGCTTATCGATGTTGGCTTCTCTCGCCTGGGTCCGCGCATGACAATGAGCCGCACGGTCCGGCTATACAAGCTGCCTGATGCGCCGCTCACCCCTGGGTTCCGCAGAATGGAGCTGCGGGATGTTGCTGCGGTCACACGGCTGCTGAGGGCTTACCTTGCGAGGTTTGTGGTGTCACCGGATTTTGATGAGGTAGATGTGGAGCACTGGCTGCTGCCCCAAGAGGATGTGGTGGACAGCTACCTTGTGGAGAGCCCTGAGACGCATGAGGTCACGGATTTCTGCAGCTTTTACACGCTGCCCTCATCAGTGCTGAACAATGCTAACTATGCGACGCTGAAAGCAGCATACTCGTATTACAATGTTTCCACCAAAACTCCGTTGCAGCAGCTGATGAATGATGCTCTGATTGTTGCCAAGCAGAAGAATTATGATGTGTTCAATGCTCTCGATGTCATGGAGAATGAGTCATTCCTCAAGGAACTCAAGTTTGGTCCTGGAGATGGGCAGCTCCACTATTACCTCTACAACTACCGTATTCGCAATGGCATCAAGCCCTCTGAGCTTGGTCTTGTGCTGCTATAG